The genomic region CCAGCTGATAGCAGACCATGCCGATGGCCATCGGGTAGAGCGTCAGCATCGGCAAACAGGTGTAGACCTCGATGAGGCTGACACTGGGGTCGAACTTGATCCCGAACAGGCCCCAAGCCACCGCGATACCGGCCGCCTGCGCCGGCAGCCCGAGCAGGAACAGGCGTTTGCCGCCGGCGGCGACATTGTTCATGGCCATCATCGACAGAATGGTGACGGTCGTCAGTGGTGAGAACTGGGTGGCAGCCGCCCAGAAACCGCCGGCCAACGAGTCATACAACAGGTTGCGTTGCTCGGCCTGGTAGGGGAACGGCGAGCGAGTTGAGAGCTGGTGCGCCACATGCGCCCAGGCCAAGCCATTGAACAACAGCAACGCCCAGACCCAAGCGGGCATGGACAAGGGGTACAACGCGCCAACCACGCTGATGCTGCCGATGCCAAGGCCGATAATCCTTGGCTTGTAGATACGCCTGGCAAATGAAAGCCCTTTGCCTCGTCTGTTTTCCATAGTGTCCTGGGTCAGCTGTTTTGTGCGGGTACGGTCGCGTGCGTCAGCGGGCGGAACCGCTGATCGACAAATGCGAGCGATTGTCGATTATTCCTGTGGGAATAATCAGTGTCCTTCTAGGCCATTTGCGCAAAACAGCGGGTGAATGCGCCAAATACGACTTGCAATGTCGCCCAGGCAACAGGACTTAGTGCGCACGCGGCGCGCTGACTTCGTAGCCGGCGAGGAACAGGTCGATGGCCGACTCGATGACACCGGCTTGGGCGGCAGCGTCAAGGGTGGGCTGGCCGAGGGTTATCTGCGGCCAGAATGCGAAAGCCTTGAGCAGGCTCTGGATCTGGTGGGCAGCGAAAGCCGGATCGGTACAGGTGAGGCGGCCGTCTTCCTGGGCGGCGCGTACCCATTGGGTAAAGCCTTCCTCCCGTGCGCTCAGGCGGTTGACCATATCTTGCGCGCGGTCCGGCGAATGGATGGTGGCAGCGATAGCCACACGTGCCAGGTCGAGGAAGTTGGTGTCCGACATCATCTTCATTTTCGCTTCCAGCAACCTGCGCAGTTGATCGCGCAAAGGACGGTCGCAGGCGTAGTTCACGTCCAGTTGCGCAACACTGCTGGCCCATAGCTGGTGGAGGATCTCGGCGAACAGCTCTTCCTTGCTGGGGAAGTGGTTGTACACCGTGCGCTTGGAAACACCGGCAGTGGCGGCGATTTTGTCCATGCTGGTGACCTCGAAGCCGTTCTCGCGAAATTCGGCGATCGCCGCAGCCACGATGGCTTCGCGTTTACGCTCGGTGAGGCGCTTGGGGGCAGTCATGGATAGCATTCGACTCAAAATGGAAATTACACTCGGCAGTTTACTTGCTCCGGCTTTTGTTGCAATCTAGAAACTACACTGTGCAGTGTAATTTTTGAGCGGACCGTAGGAGTCACTCTGTAATGGCCACGATTTCAAACCGTCTGAACCCTGCGCCTGTGGCGCTCAAGCCTGTCGCGCAGGGCCAGGAGCATTTCAGCAATGACGCCCCGGTGCAGCACGGCGGCTTGGGCAAGACCCTGCGTATTTTCTGGAACATGCTGTTCAACAAGCCGCGCACTACACGGCCGGTGGGGCAGATTCCGGTGCAGCCCCTGACCCGTGAACAGTTGTTGGCCGCACCCGATCACAGTGTGTACCGCCTCGGGCATTCGACCGTACTGCTGAAAATGCGCGGTAAATTCTGGGTCACCGACCCGGTATTCGCCGAGCGTGCCTCGCCATTCAGTTGGGCCGGCCCCAAGCGT from Pseudomonas synxantha harbors:
- a CDS encoding TetR/AcrR family transcriptional regulator → MTAPKRLTERKREAIVAAAIAEFRENGFEVTSMDKIAATAGVSKRTVYNHFPSKEELFAEILHQLWASSVAQLDVNYACDRPLRDQLRRLLEAKMKMMSDTNFLDLARVAIAATIHSPDRAQDMVNRLSAREEGFTQWVRAAQEDGRLTCTDPAFAAHQIQSLLKAFAFWPQITLGQPTLDAAAQAGVIESAIDLFLAGYEVSAPRAH